The genomic DNA GCCAGGCGATCGAAGGCTCGTTCCTGCTGTCGCCGGCAGGGACGGACGCGCCCGGAACGGGCGCGCCCAGTTCGGTCAGAAATAGTAGCCGATGCTCATGATGAAGCGGGACTTCCAGCGGTTGTCGCCGCCCATGGCGAGGCCGCTGTTGAACTGGCCGGCGCCGACGTAGGGGTCGTTCCGACCGAACACCCCCTCCGTGTAGATCACGAGGTTGGGGTCGGCGGTCAGGGTCCAGGCGCTGCCGAGGATGAAGCGCTCGCTCGTCCTGAAGCTCGCCTTGTCCTTGTAATAGGCGCTGTAGCCGAAGTACGGGACCGCCGTGAACGGGCCGATCGGGTCCGCGATCTTGTAGGTCACCTCGGCCGAGACGAAGTTGCCGTGCGTCGCCATATTGTACGAGAAGTCGAAGCCGCCGACGGTGATCTGGTCGTTGCGGGTCGGGTTCTTCGGGTTGATGTCCTGGCGGACGTAGATCGCCTTGAAGCCCCAGGGCCCGGAGGTGCCGAGCACGTGCACGCCTTCGAGTTGCTTCGATCCGGTCGACCGCGTGTCGAAATTGTAGACGTCGGAGTGCCAGAGCGAGCCGCCGATCGCGAACGAGGTGACGTCGTTCTTGACGAGAAAGTACTCGGCGCGACCGATGATCATGTTCTCTTCGGCGTTGCGGCTGCCGCCCAGCACGTAGCTGTCGGCCTTGACGATGTTGGTCGAGTAGCGGGCGCTGTCGACGCTGGCGCCGACCGCGTTGGGATTGGCGCCCGGATAATAGGCGAGCTGATAGTTGAATTCCGGCTCGACATGCGCGTATTTCACGCCGAGGTTGTAGACCTCCTCGAGTCCCATCGTGAAACCGAGGGTCTCGATGAAGCTGGCGCCGAAATACGGCACGAGGCCGAACGGCACTTGATTCATGCCCGCCGTGACGCTGTCTTCCCTGGTGAATTTGTAGCCGAGATAGGCGTAGAGCGGGAAGCTGACTTCGCCCGGAAAGCCGCGGTAGCCGTTGCGCGGTCCGTAGATCGAGCTGCCGCCGTAGAAACGGTACTGGGCGGCGCCGAAGATCGTCCCGGAATCGTAGGCCGCCTTCAGAGCCAGGGTGTCGAAGTCGAGATGTTCCGAGGCCTTCGGCGCCCCGGCCCGGTCGACGTCGTCGAACCGCCAGTCGTAGCGGGCGCGGATCGCCCCGCCGAAGGTGAACTTCTCGGACGGGCTCGCGGCCAGGACCGGTGTCGGATCGGGCACCGCCACCGGCTGCTCCCGGTTGAGCCGCGTCGGCTCAGCGTCGATCTCCTGTGCGCCCTGCGGCTGCCCGCGCTGTGCCTGCCCGTTCTGCCCCCGAGCGCGGGGCGCCGTACCGCACAGCATCGTGGCAGCCGTACAGGCAGCCAGGATTGCGCTGAATCCTTTCATCATCGTCGTGCCCCCGGATTTTAGGTCGTCGTAGATCCCGTGGCGGGCGTTTTTCGTTATTTTTTATCGGTTTCAGGCTGGGATTTACTTCAGCCAGCTGTCGACGGTGGCCCGATGCCCGGCGATCCACTTCGCGGCGGTCTCGTCCGGCTTGGCGCCGCGCTCCTCGTTCTGCGCCATCATGGCTTCCTCGTCCTCGATGCCGAGCTTGAACTTCCTGAGGATGGTGTAGACCTCGGGGAGGTCGTCCTTGAGGCCCTTGCGGACGATGGTGTTGACGCTCTCGTCCTCGCCGAAGACCTTCTTGGGGTCGGTGAGGTATTTCAGCTCGTAGCGGGCGAACATCCAGTGCGGCGTCCAGCCGGTGACGACGACGTCCTTCCTCTGCCGGATCGCGTTCTTGAGGGCGCTGGTCATCGTGGCGTCACTGCCGTCCACGAGCCGAACCGGCAGGCCGTAGGCCTTGATCGCGGCCTCCGAGCTCTTCATCACCCCGGCTCCCGGGTCGATGCCGATCACCTTGCCGTCCACCTCGGCGGCCCGGGTCTTGAGATCCTCGATGGAAGTGAGCGGCGAGAAGGCGGGGACCACCCAGCCGATCTTCGCCCCGGTCACGTTCGGTCCGAGCAGTTCCAGGCGGTCCTTGAGCTTGTCGTGGTAGGCGGCCTGGGTCACCGGGAGCCACGCGGCGACGCTGGCATCGGCGTCGCCCGTGGCCACCGCCTGCCACATCGCGGCGGCCGCGAGCGGGACGGTCTTCACCGTGTAGCCCTTCTCCTCCAGCACCTGCTTGAGGATCGTCGTCGCGGCGACGGCGTCGGCCCATTCCACGTAGGCGAGCCGGACCTGCTTGCCGGCAGCTTCGGCGGGGCTCAGGGTGAGCGCGAAGCAGAGGAGAACGCTGAGGGTTCGAACGCGCATCACTGGACCTTTCAGGGCGGGACGGAGCTTCGAGAATCGGCGCGCGACAGGGTGGCGCCCGGCGGTACCGGGCGCCGCGAGCAGCCGGGGCGGCGGCGGCTTCGGCGGCGGCGCGGCGTCCGTCAGGCCGAGCCGTGCGGGTGGGCGCGCGCGGCGAGGGCCTGGGTGAAGCGGTCGAGGATGACGGCGAGGATCACGATGCCGAGCCCGGCCTCGAAGCCGGCGCCCGCCTCGAGGCGCTGGATCGACTGCCACACCTCGCGCCCGAGGCCTCCGGCCCCGATCATCGCGGCGATGACGACCATGGACAGGGCGAGCATCATCGTCTGGTTGACGCCGGCCATGATGGTCGGCAGCGCGAGCGGCAACTGCACCTTGAGGAGCTTCTGCGTCGCCGAACCGCCGAAGGCGTCGGACGCCTCGATCAGTTCCGTCGGCACGTTGCGGATGCCGAGCGTCGTGAGACGGATCACGGGCGGTACGGAGAAGATGATGGTCGCGAAGCAGGCCGAGACCGCACCGAGGCCGAAGAAGGGCAGCGCCGGGATGAGATAGACGAAGCTCGGCAGCGTCTGCATCATGTCCAGCACCGGCGAGAACACCTTCCAGGCCCACCGGCTGAGGGCGAACCAGATGCCCACCGGGATCCCGATCAGGAGGGCCATCACGGTCGCGAGGCTCACGAGGACCAGGGTCTCGACCGTGGACTGCCAGAGCCGGAGATCCCACAGGAACAGCAGGCCGGCGAGCGTCAGGAGCCCGACCTTGCGCCCCCCGACCTTGTAGGTCGCCAGGGCCGCCACCGCGATGACCGCCCAGGGCGGCACCGAGATGAGGGCCGCGGTCAGCGTGTCGATCCCGTTCGAGACCGAGCGGCTGACGGCGCGGGTCAGCCAAGCGCCATGGTCGGTGAGCCAATCGAGCCCGTCGTCGCTGAGCGTGTCGAGGGGAAATTTCGGGACGTTCCAGTCCATCCTTCCGCTCCTGTGGGCTTTTGAAGGGGGGCGGCGCTGAGGGTCGGCCGACCGTGCGTGCCCGGGCGCGCCGCCAGGGCGCGGACGATGTCCCGGCTCGTGAGCGTGCCGATCAGGCGCCCGTCCTCGGCGACGACCGCCACGGTGCCTTCGTCGGCGACCCGGCTCATCACCGCGTCGAGACAGGTTCCCGCCGGCACGGTGACCGGATCGCGATCGAGGAGGCCCGACACGGTCTCGCCGGCACGGGCGGCGGCGAGCCTGTCGCGCCGGACGCGGCCGACGAAGCGGTCCTCCGGATCGGCCACGCACCACGACTCGGCGTCATCCGCCGCGACCGTCGCGCGCGCATCGGCCACGGTGAGCGTCGGCGCCAGGACGACGGCGGCCCGGTTCGCCACGTGCTCGGTCCGCATGACCGCGGACAGGTCGATATGCTCCACGAAGCGCTCGACGTAGTCCGTCGCGGGCCGCGCCACGATCTCCTCGGGCTGGCCGATCTGCACCACCTCGCCGTCCTTCATCAGGACGATGCGCCCGCCGAGCGCGACGGCCTCGTCGAGGTCGTGGGAGACGAAGACGATCGTCTTCCTGAGCGTGCGCTGGAGGTCCTTCAGCTCGGCCTGCATGTCGCGGCGGATCAGCGGGTCGAGGGCGCTGAAGGCCTCGTCCATGAGCAGGATGTCGGCATCGGCCGCGAGGGCGCGGGCGAGGCCTGCCCGCTGCTGCATCCCGCCGGAGAGCTCGTGCGGATACTTGTGCTCCCAGCCCTTCAGGCCGACGAGGGCGATGGCCTCCATCGCGCGGTCGTTGCGCTGCTGGGGGGGGAGTCTCTTGATCTCCAGACCGAACGCGACGTTCGACAGGATGGTGCGGTTCGGCAGCAGGGCGAAGTGCTGGAAGACCATACCGAAGGTCTTCTGCCGGAACGCCAGCAGATCCTTCCGGCCGAGGCGCGTGACGTCGACGTCGTCGACCAGGATGCGTCCGCAGGTCGGTTCCACGAGCCGGTTCATGCAGCGCAGCAGGGTCGATTTCCCCGACCCGGACAGTCCCATGAGGACCAGGATCTCGCCCTCGACCACGTCGAAAGAGATGTCGCAGAGTCCGACGACCGCGCCACATGTCCGGGCAATGTCGGCCTTCCGTTTCCCTTCGGAGATCAGCGCGATGGCCTCGGCATGATTGGCGCCGAAGATCTTGCTCACTCCCGCTAAGGTAATACGACCCATGTGGTTACGACCTCTACGATCTATTGCATTTTCTCTGTCGGCGCTTGTTGCCCTGGGCTGGACGAGCCTTTTATCAATGACAATGAAAAGCTACCGGCGGGCCTCTCACGGGCTTGCCTTCCTGCGACGCTTTCTGGCTCGAAGACGACACGTCCGGAATTTTACCGTCATGAATTCACAATGCACTGCAGCATTGGCACCGATTTAGACAGA from Methylobacterium radiotolerans JCM 2831 includes the following:
- a CDS encoding glycine betaine ABC transporter substrate-binding protein, coding for MRVRTLSVLLCFALTLSPAEAAGKQVRLAYVEWADAVAATTILKQVLEEKGYTVKTVPLAAAAMWQAVATGDADASVAAWLPVTQAAYHDKLKDRLELLGPNVTGAKIGWVVPAFSPLTSIEDLKTRAAEVDGKVIGIDPGAGVMKSSEAAIKAYGLPVRLVDGSDATMTSALKNAIRQRKDVVVTGWTPHWMFARYELKYLTDPKKVFGEDESVNTIVRKGLKDDLPEVYTILRKFKLGIEDEEAMMAQNEERGAKPDETAAKWIAGHRATVDSWLK
- a CDS encoding ABC transporter permease; protein product: MDWNVPKFPLDTLSDDGLDWLTDHGAWLTRAVSRSVSNGIDTLTAALISVPPWAVIAVAALATYKVGGRKVGLLTLAGLLFLWDLRLWQSTVETLVLVSLATVMALLIGIPVGIWFALSRWAWKVFSPVLDMMQTLPSFVYLIPALPFFGLGAVSACFATIIFSVPPVIRLTTLGIRNVPTELIEASDAFGGSATQKLLKVQLPLALPTIMAGVNQTMMLALSMVVIAAMIGAGGLGREVWQSIQRLEAGAGFEAGLGIVILAVILDRFTQALAARAHPHGSA
- a CDS encoding quaternary amine ABC transporter ATP-binding protein yields the protein MGRITLAGVSKIFGANHAEAIALISEGKRKADIARTCGAVVGLCDISFDVVEGEILVLMGLSGSGKSTLLRCMNRLVEPTCGRILVDDVDVTRLGRKDLLAFRQKTFGMVFQHFALLPNRTILSNVAFGLEIKRLPPQQRNDRAMEAIALVGLKGWEHKYPHELSGGMQQRAGLARALAADADILLMDEAFSALDPLIRRDMQAELKDLQRTLRKTIVFVSHDLDEAVALGGRIVLMKDGEVVQIGQPEEIVARPATDYVERFVEHIDLSAVMRTEHVANRAAVVLAPTLTVADARATVAADDAESWCVADPEDRFVGRVRRDRLAAARAGETVSGLLDRDPVTVPAGTCLDAVMSRVADEGTVAVVAEDGRLIGTLTSRDIVRALAARPGTHGRPTLSAAPLQKPTGAEGWTGTSRNFPSTRSATTGSIGSPTMALG